In Lacibacter sp. H375, one DNA window encodes the following:
- a CDS encoding RAD55 family ATPase, translated as MKEESQLPYNDIFYPLLLSIHKALKYCYTVNKEGKKELSEDDKTLDEIYSPFEKWFRAGTNKHITKGLSPSAKKKYNIFPRLSKLTIQAFFESQKITTTSKLIGSVLPSPLKILYQALTVSDEPQTSSYALVLCRSMLFDFLLLHPNHVDLNKYPHLNAFEEKDILESIASFRNYIKIQARWPDYRMTGSFTARVNYLTGHFLSLKGYAYLWFSTEKDLISFCQIEKNSTSNIKAKYKDPSYRFRLSEHYEDLPEPGEIINSLFGVPLPFRGADTLFFGGLKMTSKGGSVVNLSGKPGAGKTSICLSIAALLAPLNTKCIYISLEEEKEDLYTRLITLIPEYLKELSIYKKPKGLDKTDWFVPYKINENIGFGEIIQFLELLNDDIASLNNNHGVSYSDAIPAVCPLLIVLDNINEFASGYQDTREGYKEVEDFISTCRKMGAIVILISADELIQKFNIDYLVDIAINIKQSGTDNTLIKPIRIFQLNKTRHQISRQGSHIFHLSAPSGFRICPQIPSQMDKKENLKRLLPDKDKCIHALNFINRNYNYYLQIFPNSQILIHGVGSSGKAGFALKLLLSPAIDKPEKLGKSSFLSSNKGSQFYNQIYSQQISLSDFGSSEYQTKVLIVSFLYPEDYYQSLVTEKVFSDIRKSYSGIKKPKIKILPFYPGYLAVEDFINKIVRHLDEAILEGEPYSGILLDGLHNVFLQFKNLQENDMVWPLLYGILSRYKLTVVTTFTNFSVNNHNDSTTEFTNIKDDQKIMLKGQAPFLHSLVKASDFYLTLDEKHDLNNASRYIISVRSSIDQKPPMELLEWDRQNLRIINKGTIDSLGIKKV; from the coding sequence ATGAAAGAAGAAAGCCAGTTACCTTATAATGACATCTTTTACCCCCTTTTGCTTAGTATACATAAAGCATTAAAATATTGCTATACGGTTAATAAGGAAGGGAAAAAGGAACTTTCGGAAGATGATAAAACGCTAGATGAAATATATTCACCGTTTGAAAAGTGGTTTAGAGCAGGTACTAATAAGCATATAACAAAAGGACTTTCACCAAGCGCAAAAAAAAAATATAATATTTTCCCCCGCTTATCAAAACTAACAATACAAGCTTTTTTTGAATCGCAGAAGATTACAACAACTTCGAAGTTAATTGGATCGGTACTCCCTTCTCCCTTAAAAATATTATATCAAGCTTTAACTGTTTCAGACGAACCTCAAACTTCATCTTATGCTCTGGTACTTTGTAGGAGTATGTTATTTGATTTTTTATTACTACATCCAAACCATGTTGACTTAAATAAATATCCACATCTAAATGCATTTGAAGAAAAAGATATTCTTGAAAGCATTGCTTCTTTTAGAAATTATATAAAAATTCAAGCAAGGTGGCCCGATTATAGAATGACGGGTAGTTTTACAGCAAGAGTTAATTATCTAACAGGGCATTTTTTATCATTAAAAGGGTATGCGTATTTATGGTTTTCAACCGAAAAGGATTTAATTAGTTTTTGCCAAATCGAAAAAAATTCAACTAGTAATATAAAAGCCAAGTATAAAGATCCTTCGTATAGGTTTCGCTTATCTGAGCATTATGAAGACCTTCCGGAACCAGGCGAAATAATTAACTCTCTATTTGGTGTACCCCTTCCTTTCAGAGGCGCAGATACTCTTTTTTTTGGCGGACTCAAAATGACATCAAAGGGAGGATCTGTTGTTAATTTAAGTGGCAAACCAGGAGCCGGAAAAACTTCAATTTGTCTTTCTATCGCAGCATTGCTAGCACCACTAAACACCAAATGCATTTATATTAGTCTCGAAGAAGAGAAGGAAGATCTGTACACAAGATTAATTACTCTAATACCTGAGTATTTAAAGGAATTAAGTATTTACAAAAAACCAAAAGGATTGGATAAAACTGATTGGTTTGTCCCTTATAAGATTAATGAGAACATAGGTTTTGGAGAAATAATCCAGTTTCTTGAATTATTAAATGATGATATTGCGAGTTTAAACAACAACCATGGAGTAAGTTATTCTGATGCAATTCCTGCAGTTTGTCCGTTATTAATTGTCTTGGATAATATAAATGAGTTTGCGTCAGGGTACCAAGATACAAGGGAAGGGTATAAGGAGGTTGAAGACTTTATATCTACATGCAGAAAAATGGGTGCAATTGTAATATTAATTTCTGCAGATGAACTGATACAAAAATTTAATATTGATTATCTTGTTGATATTGCGATAAATATTAAGCAAAGTGGGACTGACAATACTCTCATAAAGCCTATTCGAATATTTCAACTCAATAAAACCAGACATCAAATCTCACGACAAGGTTCGCATATTTTTCACCTTTCAGCACCATCAGGATTTCGTATTTGTCCGCAAATCCCTTCGCAGATGGACAAAAAGGAAAATCTGAAGAGATTACTGCCAGACAAGGATAAATGTATTCACGCTTTAAATTTTATTAATAGAAACTACAATTATTATTTGCAAATATTTCCCAATAGCCAAATACTTATACACGGTGTCGGTAGTTCAGGTAAAGCTGGATTTGCACTTAAACTGCTCCTTTCTCCAGCCATAGATAAACCAGAGAAGCTTGGGAAAAGTAGTTTCCTTTCCAGTAATAAAGGCTCACAATTTTATAATCAAATATATAGTCAACAAATAAGTCTGAGTGATTTCGGAAGCTCAGAATACCAAACAAAGGTTTTAATAGTTTCGTTTCTTTATCCAGAAGATTACTATCAAAGTTTGGTAACTGAAAAAGTATTCTCTGATATCAGAAAGTCGTATAGTGGGATTAAAAAACCCAAAATTAAAATTTTACCCTTTTATCCAGGCTATTTAGCAGTAGAGGATTTTATAAACAAAATAGTGAGACATTTAGACGAAGCTATTTTAGAGGGTGAGCCATATAGTGGAATACTATTGGATGGATTGCATAATGTTTTTCTCCAATTTAAAAACCTGCAAGAAAATGATATGGTTTGGCCTCTTCTTTATGGGATTTTATCGAGGTATAAATTGACTGTAGTTACCACATTCACAAATTTTTCGGTAAATAATCATAACGATTCAACTACAGAGTTTACGAATATCAAGGATGATCAAAAAATCATGCTAAAGGGCCAAGCACCATTCTTACATAGTCTAGTTAAAGCCTCGGACTTTTATTTAACCTTAGATGAGAAGCACGATTTAAATAATGCAAGTCGTTACATCATTTCTGTAAGAAGTTCCATTGATCAAAAGCCTCCAATGGAACTTTTAGAATGGGATAGACAAAATTTGAGAATCATTAATAAGGGAACTATAGACTCACTTGGAATTAAAAAAGTATAA
- a CDS encoding AIPR family protein — translation MEKPIERFFRNLQDDIMSVMNEDLDVGGTPVQAFTRIATDRLADAGETANVIIAYDERNLTRAGQHMINGYAISDNYETVDLFITIHNNNNEAVKLSKSEIDTAAKRISNFFHKAINKQYVDELDPATQIYQLAHTLQKSKPLKENLVRVNAIILTNNFYDGAIPKKEAIEQGDEWGTGGEINFFFRVIDLNYLYNISDKPHLPIELDFSKLGYEVPCIKAPVIIDTYQSYLAIVPGILLAKIYEEHGQKLLEQNVRTFLQFSGKINKGIRHTINNNPEMFFAYNNGIAATAEEIRLERGSHGALIISYIKDLQIVNGGQTTASLCHTWRKDRAVLSGIAVPMKLNIINNKENYPKIVERIAEYANTQNKVSFSDLTANNPFYVELEKLSRAIVAPHVAGQTVQTHWFFERSRAQYKNQRAKDGNTLSKLKSFDARNPKNQLFTKEELAKYVNTFTLIEKTKEGKPNLIVGPNSVVQGSQKNHDAFIKYNLPKGLPDSIWFEDAIAKAILFRTTENEYGRAPNAIGDLRYVTVPYTLAYLNYYLKQNPINWYRIWQHQEVSEEMRTLIKDLLYKIEALIKEKSPGSLYGQFAKDSACWLAIRQSGFSPDITSINQDLIDLENPPKRMAKGKEVIDATIAEISRSSLSNISKLIWQDILNWNLVDEKLNPSHIAAISDLLSNGKLNVPILNEALDLTARYIPELLQTQDVQESENAIELRATRMIEWIKENKHSTPKDYYTFIKQVRDGVVLDSVEVQAKFSALEKWLSDFNYPNKLIL, via the coding sequence ATGGAAAAACCAATAGAGCGTTTTTTTCGGAATTTACAAGATGATATAATGTCTGTAATGAATGAAGACTTAGATGTTGGAGGGACCCCCGTGCAGGCATTTACACGTATTGCAACTGATAGACTTGCTGATGCCGGTGAAACAGCTAATGTGATAATTGCTTATGATGAACGCAACCTTACTAGAGCCGGTCAACACATGATTAACGGCTACGCTATATCTGACAACTATGAAACTGTTGACCTTTTCATCACAATTCACAATAACAACAATGAAGCAGTAAAACTTTCAAAAAGTGAAATTGATACAGCAGCTAAAAGGATTTCAAATTTTTTTCACAAGGCCATTAACAAACAATATGTAGATGAACTTGATCCAGCTACTCAGATATATCAACTTGCACACACACTTCAAAAGAGTAAACCCTTAAAGGAAAACCTTGTGCGTGTCAATGCGATAATTCTAACGAACAATTTTTATGATGGCGCTATTCCAAAAAAAGAGGCAATAGAGCAAGGTGATGAGTGGGGCACCGGAGGTGAAATAAACTTTTTTTTTAGAGTTATAGATCTTAATTATCTATACAACATATCAGATAAGCCTCATTTACCTATAGAACTTGATTTTTCAAAACTAGGATATGAAGTTCCTTGTATTAAAGCACCGGTTATTATCGACACTTATCAAAGCTACCTCGCTATTGTACCCGGTATACTACTGGCAAAAATATACGAAGAACATGGGCAAAAATTACTGGAACAAAATGTGCGCACCTTTTTGCAGTTTTCTGGTAAAATAAATAAAGGCATTAGGCATACCATTAACAATAACCCCGAAATGTTTTTTGCCTACAATAACGGTATCGCAGCAACGGCTGAGGAAATTAGATTAGAACGAGGAAGCCATGGTGCCTTAATAATAAGTTACATAAAAGACCTTCAAATAGTTAATGGAGGTCAAACTACTGCGTCCCTCTGTCACACTTGGCGTAAAGACCGGGCCGTTTTAAGTGGAATTGCAGTACCAATGAAATTAAATATTATCAATAATAAAGAGAACTATCCAAAAATTGTAGAGCGTATCGCAGAGTATGCAAACACTCAGAACAAGGTCAGTTTCAGTGATCTTACGGCAAACAACCCATTTTATGTTGAACTTGAAAAACTAAGCAGGGCAATAGTCGCACCTCATGTTGCTGGGCAAACAGTACAAACGCACTGGTTCTTTGAACGTAGTCGTGCTCAATATAAAAATCAAAGAGCAAAAGATGGGAATACATTAAGCAAGCTTAAATCATTTGATGCCCGTAATCCTAAGAATCAGCTTTTTACAAAAGAAGAACTTGCGAAATATGTAAATACATTTACTCTTATAGAAAAAACGAAGGAAGGTAAACCAAATCTTATTGTTGGTCCAAATAGTGTCGTACAGGGTAGTCAAAAAAATCACGACGCATTCATTAAATATAATCTGCCTAAAGGTTTACCCGATAGTATATGGTTTGAAGATGCAATAGCAAAAGCAATTCTGTTTCGTACGACAGAAAACGAATATGGTCGTGCTCCTAATGCGATTGGTGACCTAAGATATGTTACAGTGCCTTATACACTTGCCTATTTAAATTATTATTTAAAGCAGAATCCTATAAACTGGTATCGCATCTGGCAACATCAGGAAGTTTCTGAAGAAATGCGTACCCTTATAAAAGATTTACTATACAAGATAGAAGCATTAATAAAAGAAAAATCACCGGGTTCGTTATATGGGCAATTTGCGAAAGACTCTGCTTGTTGGCTTGCAATTAGGCAAAGTGGGTTTTCTCCTGATATAACCTCAATTAATCAAGATTTAATTGATCTTGAAAACCCACCGAAACGAATGGCAAAAGGAAAAGAGGTTATTGACGCAACAATAGCTGAGATCAGCAGGTCTTCCCTTTCAAATATTTCAAAACTCATTTGGCAGGATATCCTTAACTGGAATCTTGTAGACGAAAAATTAAACCCATCTCATATAGCTGCAATATCTGATTTATTGAGCAATGGCAAACTAAACGTCCCAATACTTAACGAGGCCCTTGATCTAACAGCAAGATATATTCCAGAACTCCTGCAAACCCAAGACGTACAAGAAAGTGAAAACGCAATTGAGTTACGAGCAACCAGAATGATAGAGTGGATAAAAGAAAACAAACATAGTACACCTAAAGATTACTATACATTTATAAAACAAGTCCGTGACGGCGTTGTACTTGATTCCGTAGAGGTACAAGCAAAATTTAGTGCATTAGAAAAATGGCTTTCTGATTTTAATTATCCTAACAAACTCATCTTATAA
- a CDS encoding PD-(D/E)XK motif protein, whose protein sequence is MKVRIADLWQSLNQQESHSVGFVKTLVDPSVAIAVYLALVFPNRNKALIIDATGINSSFIEPFVGKGMKLERVFEKASPDRILLMLSLTDIIYSEVFDVLLEDCISSLANLNDKTESLNVFANRLSAWKKLLETYTESGMSTTEQQGLFGELVILLRLLKKFPDKSMQLLTAWQGPDKFQQDFQTNEWAAEVKTTTSNDSVIIANESQLNASGLKHLFLWHITLDKYAEKGVTLNNLVIELKLLLKNSSAALKLLNLRLAAIGYFFHQSFLYEKSGYLIRQEKIYLVEDGFPSLTLKNIPIGINEVKYTLKLSACTSFITSEEVFFATLNL, encoded by the coding sequence ATGAAAGTACGGATAGCTGATTTATGGCAATCGCTGAATCAACAAGAGTCGCATTCTGTTGGCTTTGTCAAAACTTTGGTAGACCCCTCAGTTGCAATAGCGGTTTATCTTGCCTTGGTTTTTCCAAACCGAAACAAGGCATTAATAATTGATGCAACAGGAATCAATTCAAGCTTTATTGAACCCTTTGTGGGTAAAGGAATGAAACTTGAAAGGGTATTCGAAAAGGCAAGCCCAGATAGAATTCTTTTAATGCTTTCCTTAACTGATATAATTTATTCAGAAGTATTTGATGTCCTATTGGAAGATTGCATTTCTTCACTAGCTAACTTAAACGACAAAACAGAATCTTTAAATGTCTTTGCTAACCGTTTAAGTGCATGGAAAAAATTACTGGAAACATACACGGAGTCTGGTATGAGCACCACTGAACAGCAAGGTCTTTTTGGAGAGTTGGTAATTTTACTTCGTCTATTGAAAAAGTTTCCTGATAAATCAATGCAGTTACTTACAGCGTGGCAGGGTCCTGATAAATTCCAACAAGACTTTCAGACTAATGAATGGGCTGCCGAGGTAAAAACAACGACTAGCAACGATTCTGTAATTATTGCTAATGAGTCACAGCTAAATGCAAGCGGATTAAAACACCTGTTCCTTTGGCATATTACACTAGATAAGTATGCCGAAAAGGGTGTTACCCTCAACAACTTAGTTATTGAGTTAAAATTGCTTTTAAAAAACTCATCAGCTGCACTTAAGCTCTTAAACTTGCGCTTGGCTGCAATAGGTTATTTCTTTCATCAGTCATTTCTCTACGAAAAAAGTGGCTATCTGATAAGGCAAGAAAAAATCTATTTGGTGGAAGATGGGTTTCCTTCACTTACATTAAAAAACATTCCGATTGGAATAAATGAAGTGAAATACACATTAAAACTATCCGCATGCACTTCTTTTATAACGAGTGAGGAAGTTTTTTTTGCAACTCTTAATTTATAA
- a CDS encoding Z1 domain-containing protein produces the protein MNVQALKICVTLLEGVLYPTDQDVVEVISKVSSLFSLNEAEKENLRKHLISVFGIFSEGYKILDGKEGYSPWIKAARGQINLSFWKRYEAFMQHKMARDTLNKLDNLTDDILDRIGNPAVSGNWDKRGLVVGQVQSGKTGNYIGLINKAADTGYKLIIVLAGMHDSLRSQTQIRIDEGFLGYNTQRSLQYSSHYFLGVSKFNPTDPITGNIKELPVHALTSGHINGDFNQTKIQGSTNLRGSDPIVAVVKKNSSILKNLILWLAKWGTKNADGKLLIQNLPILIIDDEADNASINVSKERVSAINGYIRALLSLFEQSAYVGYTATPFANVFIPLKDAQNSKGLDVSIKDFAFSVGDDLFPKDFIINIPAPSNYIGPCQLFGLEDGLVNQEIDPRPLPLIRNVIDFDDADTVFVPDKHKKHSPLPKALPDSLKRAIKCFLLAVTARRTRGQINTHNSMLVHVSRFIRWQDHISVLVDEELKFYQRQVDQRTGSLLSELRELWISEFEPTSQTILAISNTYQDPSITQISWSEIEANLHAAIMPIEVRAVHGDKNIAGLHYHNISPLDYFVAEQTGTYLNIIAVGGDKLSRGLTLEGLSISYYLRASKMYDTLMQMGRWFGYRPGYSDLCRVFTTGELIRWYRHITIASEEMRAEFDYMYHLRRTPKEYGLKVRTHPGVLKITAANKFRYHTTMLLSYSGSLAQTYEFDISEKKVKNNIDITSNLIKSLGKTSPILNKENRSQLFFWRGLNNFRVITTFLRNYLINPTVMDVRKICDYIEAQASKENLTNWNILLVNNSTAAADRKYVFPGLSESVGLTDRTNQSDKEGIYQVSKANITDQRHEMVDFDDEQISSALSATITDFEFDLQSKSEEEKTKAKQPTQPSRPRIRQQRKSREGLLIIYPMNPDPYHIDLETEKKGVRKTIASLPIIGIALSFPELVHDEKIEYAVNEQFQNEYDYPEEFDQNNEDESTDS, from the coding sequence ATGAATGTTCAAGCTCTGAAAATCTGTGTCACTTTGTTAGAGGGTGTATTGTATCCTACTGACCAAGATGTTGTAGAGGTGATAAGCAAAGTTTCCTCCCTTTTTAGTCTTAATGAAGCCGAAAAAGAAAACTTGCGAAAACACCTTATCAGTGTTTTTGGAATATTTTCCGAAGGATATAAAATTTTAGATGGGAAGGAAGGCTATAGCCCGTGGATTAAGGCAGCAAGAGGTCAAATAAACTTATCCTTCTGGAAAAGGTATGAGGCGTTTATGCAACACAAAATGGCTCGTGATACTTTAAATAAACTTGACAATCTTACTGATGACATTTTAGATCGAATTGGGAATCCGGCGGTTTCAGGCAATTGGGATAAAAGGGGTTTGGTTGTTGGTCAGGTACAGAGTGGGAAAACAGGAAATTATATTGGTTTAATTAATAAAGCTGCTGATACAGGTTATAAATTGATTATTGTACTTGCTGGTATGCATGATAGCTTACGAAGTCAAACTCAAATTCGTATTGATGAAGGGTTTTTAGGTTATAACACACAAAGATCCCTGCAATATTCATCTCATTATTTTTTAGGCGTAAGCAAATTCAATCCTACTGATCCAATAACTGGTAATATCAAGGAACTTCCGGTTCATGCTTTAACAAGTGGGCACATTAATGGCGATTTCAATCAAACTAAAATACAAGGAAGCACGAATTTAAGGGGCTCAGATCCGATAGTAGCTGTAGTTAAAAAGAATTCTTCAATACTAAAAAATCTTATTCTCTGGCTTGCTAAATGGGGTACAAAAAATGCGGACGGTAAGCTTCTAATCCAAAATTTACCAATACTAATCATTGATGATGAAGCAGACAATGCTTCAATTAATGTCAGTAAAGAAAGAGTCTCAGCAATCAATGGTTATATACGTGCTTTACTTAGTCTATTCGAACAAAGTGCATATGTCGGATACACGGCAACGCCTTTTGCAAATGTTTTCATTCCATTAAAGGATGCTCAGAACTCAAAGGGGTTGGATGTTTCTATTAAAGACTTCGCATTTTCAGTTGGGGATGATCTTTTCCCGAAAGATTTTATTATCAACATACCAGCTCCCTCCAATTATATTGGGCCTTGTCAATTATTTGGGTTAGAAGACGGTCTTGTCAATCAAGAAATAGATCCCAGGCCATTACCGTTAATCAGAAACGTTATTGATTTTGATGACGCAGATACAGTTTTTGTTCCCGATAAACATAAAAAACATAGCCCACTTCCCAAGGCTCTTCCAGATAGTTTAAAGCGTGCAATAAAATGTTTTTTATTAGCTGTTACAGCCCGTCGTACAAGAGGGCAAATTAATACTCACAATAGCATGCTTGTCCACGTTTCTAGATTCATACGTTGGCAGGATCACATTTCAGTATTAGTAGATGAAGAATTAAAATTCTATCAAAGACAAGTTGACCAACGTACTGGCTCTTTACTATCTGAACTAAGAGAACTGTGGATATCGGAATTCGAGCCAACCTCGCAAACAATTCTTGCAATAAGCAACACATATCAAGATCCTTCCATAACACAAATCTCTTGGAGTGAAATCGAGGCCAACCTTCATGCAGCTATAATGCCAATTGAAGTCCGTGCAGTTCACGGTGATAAAAACATTGCTGGGTTGCACTATCACAACATATCGCCATTAGATTACTTTGTAGCGGAGCAAACAGGCACCTATTTAAACATTATAGCAGTAGGTGGTGATAAATTAAGCAGGGGGCTTACTCTTGAAGGTCTAAGTATTAGCTATTATTTAAGAGCAAGCAAAATGTATGATACGCTAATGCAAATGGGTCGCTGGTTTGGTTATCGACCTGGATATTCAGATTTATGCAGAGTATTTACTACCGGAGAACTCATTAGATGGTATCGCCACATAACAATTGCAAGCGAGGAAATGCGTGCAGAATTTGACTACATGTATCACTTAAGGCGCACACCTAAAGAATATGGACTGAAAGTGCGTACACACCCCGGAGTATTGAAAATTACGGCTGCAAACAAGTTTCGCTATCATACAACAATGTTGCTTAGCTATTCAGGCAGTTTAGCACAAACTTACGAGTTCGACATATCCGAAAAGAAAGTAAAAAACAACATTGACATCACCTCAAATCTTATTAAATCACTAGGAAAAACGTCTCCTATTCTAAATAAAGAAAACCGAAGTCAGCTTTTTTTCTGGAGGGGCTTAAATAACTTTCGTGTTATTACAACTTTTTTACGAAACTATTTAATCAATCCAACAGTAATGGATGTTCGAAAAATTTGTGATTATATTGAAGCACAGGCTTCCAAAGAAAATCTTACAAACTGGAATATTCTATTGGTAAATAATAGTACCGCCGCTGCTGATAGAAAATATGTCTTCCCAGGACTTTCCGAATCTGTGGGGCTTACTGACCGTACAAATCAGTCGGACAAAGAAGGGATCTATCAAGTATCTAAGGCAAACATAACAGATCAACGTCATGAGATGGTTGACTTTGATGATGAACAAATAAGTTCAGCACTTTCTGCTACAATAACAGATTTTGAATTTGATTTACAAAGCAAGTCAGAAGAAGAAAAAACGAAAGCGAAACAACCCACTCAACCTTCTCGTCCCCGTATACGACAACAAAGAAAAAGTAGGGAAGGCTTGCTAATAATATACCCAATGAATCCGGATCCATATCACATAGATTTAGAAACGGAAAAAAAGGGAGTTCGAAAAACAATAGCCAGTCTCCCAATTATTGGAATAGCACTAAGTTTTCCAGAACTCGTGCATGATGAGAAAATAGAATATGCTGTGAATGAACAATTCCAAAATGAGTACGATTATCCTGAGGAATTTGACCAAAACAATGAAGATGAAAGTACGGATAGCTGA
- a CDS encoding ATP-binding protein, with translation MIESRFNNIETADATPNAASLIETFRAIGYDIETAIADLIDNSISAGASEVHINYNWKGKDTSLYILDNGVGMNDDELIEAMRPGTKNPLSEREENDLGRFGLGLKTASFSQCRHLTVITKSSKKKISYWTWDLDYVSQSGLWHLIKIEPSINLIEKLNQQEKGTIVEWKFIDRITKDYKNDEPSLKKFTIVAERIKAHLSMIFHRFIESKELTIWFQDREIKPWNPFLSEQLRVQNFPSTSYCNNQVQVKGYVLKHKSAFTTEEFQSASGIRGWNDHQGFYIYRKNRMLVSGSWLGLWAKEEHYKLARISIDISNNVDTEWQIDIRKAIARLPSHLKDSIKSNATDVRSVAVNVYRTKSKPVLGKGNLSLTPLWKEFTNSGTKKWTFRINREHLIISETLRIADSNPSKAIKLLLRLLEETVPVKSIFIKEAEDSYNQTLPFEEGKRDEMLTVMQEIYKTLLESGLNDHQAKIKLEFLEPFNHYPEEIKNIDKK, from the coding sequence ATGATTGAAAGCCGCTTTAATAATATAGAAACCGCTGATGCAACTCCTAATGCTGCTTCACTAATTGAAACGTTCAGAGCAATTGGATACGACATTGAAACAGCTATCGCCGACCTAATCGACAATTCTATTTCTGCTGGAGCAAGTGAAGTCCATATTAACTATAACTGGAAAGGAAAAGATACTTCCCTTTATATTCTTGACAATGGCGTTGGTATGAATGATGATGAACTCATTGAAGCTATGCGTCCAGGAACGAAAAATCCATTGTCAGAAAGAGAAGAAAATGATTTAGGTAGATTTGGATTAGGATTAAAGACCGCTTCTTTTTCTCAATGCAGACATCTAACTGTAATAACTAAGTCGTCAAAAAAAAAAATATCGTATTGGACGTGGGATTTAGATTATGTAAGTCAATCTGGTCTATGGCACCTAATTAAAATTGAGCCAAGTATCAATCTAATTGAAAAGTTAAATCAACAAGAGAAAGGAACAATTGTAGAGTGGAAGTTTATTGATCGGATCACCAAAGATTACAAAAACGATGAACCATCTTTAAAAAAATTTACAATAGTTGCAGAAAGGATAAAAGCTCACCTTTCCATGATATTCCATCGGTTCATTGAGTCTAAAGAATTAACAATTTGGTTTCAGGATCGAGAAATTAAACCATGGAATCCCTTTCTTTCGGAACAATTAAGAGTTCAAAATTTTCCCTCAACATCGTATTGTAACAATCAGGTTCAAGTTAAAGGTTATGTACTAAAACACAAGTCTGCATTTACAACTGAAGAATTTCAATCCGCTTCAGGTATAAGAGGCTGGAATGATCATCAGGGATTTTATATCTACCGTAAAAATCGGATGTTGGTATCAGGTAGCTGGCTGGGTCTGTGGGCAAAGGAAGAACATTATAAACTTGCTAGAATTTCCATCGATATCAGCAATAACGTCGATACAGAATGGCAGATTGATATTCGCAAGGCTATCGCTCGTCTTCCCTCACATTTAAAAGACAGTATTAAAAGTAATGCAACCGATGTCCGGTCTGTGGCAGTAAATGTATATCGAACAAAAAGCAAACCTGTTCTTGGGAAAGGCAATTTATCATTAACGCCACTCTGGAAAGAATTTACTAACTCGGGTACAAAAAAATGGACCTTCCGAATTAACCGTGAACATCTAATAATATCAGAAACTTTACGCATTGCAGATAGCAATCCTTCAAAAGCAATTAAATTATTATTACGGCTTTTGGAAGAAACTGTACCAGTGAAATCAATATTCATCAAGGAAGCTGAAGACAGTTACAACCAAACATTACCATTTGAAGAAGGAAAAAGAGATGAAATGCTAACGGTTATGCAAGAGATTTATAAAACTCTTCTGGAGAGTGGGCTCAATGATCATCAAGCTAAAATTAAACTTGAATTCCTTGAACCTTTTAATCATTACCCTGAGGAAATAAAAAACATTGACAAAAAATGA